The stretch of DNA GCCGGATCGCGGATCACGGCGCGCGCCAGACACAGGCGCTGTTTCTCGCCGCCGGACAAAGTCACGCCGCGTTCGCCGACTACAGTGTCATAGCCGCCGGGCAGGCCGCTGATGAAATCGTGCACATTGGCCACCTTGGCCGCGGCAATAACCTCATCGCGGGTAGCTCCCGGCTTGCCATAGGCGATGTTTTCCAAAATGGTGGTGTTGAACAGCAGGGGATCTTGATCGACCAGGGCGACGCACGCGCGCAGCGAGCGAAACGAGAGCTGGCGCAAATCAACACCGTCAAGCATGACCGTCCCGGATTGCGGATCGTAGAAACGCATAACGAGGTTGATAATCGTGCTCTTGCCGCCGCCCGAAGGCCCGACAATGGCCAGCTTCTCCTTGGCCGCGATCTTCAGATTGAAATCCTCGAGGCGAAAACCCTGCCCGTCGTAGGCAAATGACACGCGGTCAAACCTGACTTCACCGCGCGGCGAAGTCAGCGTCAGGGACTGCGGCGCCTCCACGATCTCGATCGGCTGGTCGAGATACTCGAAAACGCGATCGACGGACGCCATGATGCTCTGGATGTCGACGCGCGCTGACGCCAGGATCTGAATCGGATTCATCATCCACGCCATCAAGAAGAAGAAGGCGATCAGCCGCCCCAAAGTCATCTGGCCGATGACGATAAAATAGGAACCGATACTCAACACAACGATTACGCCCATGAAGCTCAGGATCATGATCGCTGTCCGCGAAATCGACTGCGTCACGGTAAAGCGGACGATCACGCGCTTGAGGCGTTCGAGGATTCCCGACATACGGCCCAGTTCATCCTGCTCGCGGCCAAACGCTTTGATCGTCTTGACCCCGACCAGGCTCTCCTGGACCCGCGCGGACAACTCGGCGGTGGTTTCCTGGAATTGCCGCGAA from Candidatus Zixiibacteriota bacterium encodes:
- a CDS encoding ABC transporter ATP-binding protein, whose product is MAILTPRAKRLWGYLRPYWKLELATLLATAATGVLQLALPAALQYLIDVGIPEMIAHKGEPGYWHSAVWFGAVVIGVYAIVFFMSWARDYLGARVGSSIVVDLRAELFERLEYLPLRFYQKHQVGEILSRMMSDVSRIQDVFANVLVSALANLMFLLAILSYLLYTNWLLTLLALAPIPLTWYLTHRFGLLMNKVSRQFQETTAELSARVQESLVGVKTIKAFGREQDELGRMSGILERLKRVIVRFTVTQSISRTAIMILSFMGVIVVLSIGSYFIVIGQMTLGRLIAFFFLMAWMMNPIQILASARVDIQSIMASVDRVFEYLDQPIEIVEAPQSLTLTSPRGEVRFDRVSFAYDGQGFRLEDFNLKIAAKEKLAIVGPSGGGKSTIINLVMRFYDPQSGTVMLDGVDLRQLSFRSLRACVALVDQDPLLFNTTILENIAYGKPGATRDEVIAAAKVANVHDFISGLPGGYDTVVGERGVTLSGGEKQRLCLARAVIRDPAVLILDEATSALDSISEHLIQDALERILVNKTAIIVAHRLATVQRADRIITVKNGAIVDEGTHTELLTRSSIYRELAEKQFVGLS